One Malus sylvestris chromosome 14, drMalSylv7.2, whole genome shotgun sequence DNA segment encodes these proteins:
- the LOC126599466 gene encoding metal-nicotianamine transporter YSL1-like: MNMELEAREKKEIERDDMEEETIVQSEGPVGTILPWTQQLTFRGVVASIVIGMVYSVIAMKLNLTTGIVPNLNVSAALLAFVFIRTWTNLLKKAGFNSKPFTRQENTMIQTCAVACYSIAVGGGFASYLLGLNKKTYLLSGVNTEGNPATAVKEPGLGWMIGFLFLVCFVGLFVLIPLRKIMIVDLKLTYPSGLATAVLINGFHTQGDKMAKKQVHGFMKYFSVSFLWGFFKWFYSARAECGFSQFPTFGLQAWKNTFYFDFGMTFVGAGMICSHLVNLSLLFGSVLSFGVLWPLIGRRKGHWFPESLDESNMKGLYGYKVFLAVALILGDGLYNFVKILVCTIVNIYVRLKNKNLQLDVEGKVKPIEKKQNEIFLSENIPTWLAVTGYVVFSIISVIAIPMMFPELKWYYVIVAYIVAPSLAFCNAYGAGLTDLNMSYNYGKVALFVLAAMTGKEHGVVAGLAGCGLIKSVVNVACILMQDLKTAHLTFTSPRAMFVSQALGTALGCVIAPLSFFLFYKAFDVGNPHGEFKAPFALIYRNMAILGVQGFSALPQHCLQLCYGFFAFAVLVNIVRDFSPKIGKWMPLPMVMGVPFLVGAYFAIDMCIGSLIVFVWHKINSKKAVLMVPAVASGLICGEGLWTLPASVLALAKVKPPMCMKFLGS, translated from the exons atgaacatggaGCTGGAAGCAAGGGAGAAGAAGGAGATAGAGAGGGATGACATGGAAGAAGAGACAATAGTTCAATCCGAGGGGCCGGTTGGGACAATCCTTCCATGGACACAGCAGCTAACATTCCGAGGAGTCGTTGCGAGCATAGTGATTGGAATGGTGTACAGTGTGATAGCCATGAAGCTAAACCTCACAACTGGGATTGTTCCTAATCTCAATGTCTCTGCTGCTCTCCTCGCGTTCGTGTTCATCCGAACGTGGACGAACCTGCTCAAGAAGGCGGGATTTAATTCGAAACCCTTCACTCGGCAGGAGAATACTATGATTCAGACTTGTGCAGTTGCTTGTTATAGTATTGCTGTGGGAG GTGGATTTGCGTCTTATTTGTTGGGATTAAACAAGAAGACATATCTTCTGTCCGGTGTGAACACAGAAGGAAACCCTGCAACTGCTGTTAAGGAACCTGGGCTTGGTTGGATGATAGGCTTCCTTTTTCTAGTCTGTTTTGTTGGCCTTTTTGTCTTGATTCCTCTAAGAAAG ATTATGATAGTTGACTTGAAGTTGACTTATCCAAGTGGTTTGGCAACTGCGGTTCTCATCAATGGCTTCCATACTCAGGGAGATAAAATGGCTAA GAAGCAAGTACATGGCTTCATGAAGTATTTTTCTGTCAGCTTCCTGTGGGGATTCTTCAAGTGGTTTTACAGTGCTAGAGCAGAATGTGGATTCTCACAATTCCCCACGTTCGGATTGCAAGCTTGGAAAAACAC GTTCTACTTCGATTTCGGCATGACCTTCGTCGGAGCAGGCATGATATGTTCACATCTAGTAAACCTGTCCTTACTTTTCGGGTCTGTGCTCTCTTTCGGTGTACTGTGGCCGCTCATAGGCCGGCGTAAAGGACATTGGTTCCCGGAGAGTTTAGACGAAAGCAACATGAAGGGTTTGTATGGTTACAAGGTTTTTCTCGCAGTTGCCCTAATCCTTGGTGACGGGCTTTACAATTTCGTCAAGATTCTGGTTTGCACCATTGTTAATATTTATGTCAGATTGAAAAACAAGAATCTCCAATTGG ATGTCGAGGGCAAGGTGAAGCCGatcgaaaaaaaacaaaacgaaatctTCCTCAGTGAAAACATCCCTACGTGGCTTGCAGTCACCGGATACGTTGTCTTTTCCATCATTTCTGTCATCGCGATCCCGATGATGTTCCCGGAGCTCAAATGGTATTATGTTATAGTAGCCTACATAGTTGCTCCATCTCTTGCATTCTGCAACGCTTATGGAGCTGGTCTAACCGATCTAAACATGTCCTACAACTATGGAAAAGTTGCCCTCTTTGTGCTGGCAGCAATGACGGGAAAAGAGCACGGTGTGGTGGCGGGGCTTGCGGGCTGCGGCCTCATCAAATCGGTCGTCAACGTGGCATGTATTCTGATGCAAGATCTCAAGACAGCCCATCTGACTTTCACCTCTCCCAGGGCAATGTTTGTGAGCCAAGCCCTTGGCACTGCACTAGGCTGTGTGATAGCTCCTCTCAGCTTCTTCCTATTCTATAAGGCGTTCGATGTGGGAAACCCGCACGGAGAATTCAAGGCTCCTTTCGCCTTGATCTACAGAAACATGGCGATCCTAGGCGTGCAAGGCTTCTCGGCGCTGCCTCAGCATTGCCTCCAGCTCTGCTACGGCTTTTTTGCTTTCGCGGTGCTAGTCAACATAGTCAGAGATTTTTCACCGAAGATCGGAAAATGGATGCCACTTCCGATGGTCATGGGCGTTCCATTTCTCGTCGGGGCATACTTTGCCATAGACATGTGCATAGGGAGTCTGATTGTGTTTGTATGGCACAAGATTAACAGCAAGAAGGCTGTGCTAATGGTTCCGGCGGTTGCTTCTGGATTGATTTGCGGGGAAGGGTTGTGGACTCTCCCCGCATCGGTTCTTGCTCTGGCCAAAGTAAAACCCCCAATGTgcatgaaatttttgggttcctAG